DNA from Rubripirellula lacrimiformis:
AGGCGTCGGCAGTCGGATGATCAACGCCCGCAGCGAAACCGTCGACACCAAACCCTCGTTTCGATCCGCCTTCGCACGCCAACGCTGCTTGGTGCTGGCCGATGGCTATTACGAGTGGAAAACGGTCGGCAAAACGAAACAGCCCTACCTGATTCAACCGCCCGAACTCGATGGCACGCAATCGCCTGGATCAGGCACGCCTGGATCAGAAACGCGTGGATCAGAAACGCCTGGATCAGGCACCGTGTTGGTGATGGCTGGATTGTGGGACACCCATCCAACGATCGTGGTCGATGGGCAACCGCTGCGGACCTGCACGATTCTGACCACGGCGGCCAACCCCATCACGCGACCGATTCATGATCGCATGCCGGTGTTGTTGGACGTCGATCGCGGTCGCCACTGGATCAATCCCGAATTCGACGATCGCGCAGCTTTGAAATCCTGGTGCCTGTCGCCCAGCGAGATCGAATTGGCGGTTCGTCCGGTCCAACGCTATGTCAACAACGCCCGTCACGAAGGACCACGCTGCATCGATCCACCCCAGGATGAAAGGCTGCTGTTCTGACCGCTGCTTCTGCGCCGGCCGCATTTGCGATTGGGGGATACCGACGGAGGCCGCTGTCGCCCGGTTGCGCCGCAGTGATCCGATTGGTGTCACGAAGCAGCCGTTTGTTTTGCCCAGATGTATCCGGCGGCGCATTCGTTACGACCCAGCCGATCCGGTAAATTGGTGACTTCCGTCTAACGAATACGTCCATCCCGCCATCCAGGGCGATCTGGACATTCACGGCTGACACACTCCACTGGACCACGCAAGGGAATCGATAGGGAAACAGAGGCATCTCCCCCCCATCCAAACCTTTTGGCGACCCATATGCGTTACCTTTCATGGATTGCGATCATCGCAGTC
Protein-coding regions in this window:
- a CDS encoding SOS response-associated peptidase, with the translated sequence MLDSEFVCGRLTLRSPPTQWCQQFLPHVDPDGLDWGDAARFNIAPTQPVLCVLQPGPAETATTAMIRWGLVPAWSDDPGVGSRMINARSETVDTKPSFRSAFARQRCLVLADGYYEWKTVGKTKQPYLIQPPELDGTQSPGSGTPGSETRGSETPGSGTVLVMAGLWDTHPTIVVDGQPLRTCTILTTAANPITRPIHDRMPVLLDVDRGRHWINPEFDDRAALKSWCLSPSEIELAVRPVQRYVNNARHEGPRCIDPPQDERLLF